From one Marinobacter sp. LV10MA510-1 genomic stretch:
- the tmpT gene encoding thiopurine S-methyltransferase: MDHEFWHTRWERKEIGFHQESVNHYLHEHWPDLTGPEKSQVLVPLCGKSHDIWWLHDRGHPILGVELSSIACKDFFEEAGEKVMVTPGSPFTRFCHDDTLELWCGDFYQLSPADVKNVRWVYDRAALIALPPPMRQRYASHLSAILPESCDILLITLDYDGSEMTGPPFNVTDSEVYELFSDDFTVERLRQNSMGKDDPFAKRKGLGSATESVFRLHKR; this comes from the coding sequence ATGGATCATGAATTTTGGCATACCCGCTGGGAACGCAAAGAGATCGGATTCCACCAAGAGTCGGTCAATCACTATTTGCACGAGCACTGGCCAGACCTGACAGGGCCGGAAAAAAGCCAGGTTCTGGTGCCGCTGTGCGGTAAATCCCATGACATCTGGTGGCTTCACGATCGCGGCCACCCCATTCTGGGCGTAGAGCTCAGCAGCATTGCCTGCAAAGATTTTTTTGAAGAAGCCGGCGAAAAAGTAATGGTGACACCCGGTTCGCCGTTTACCCGTTTCTGCCATGACGACACCCTGGAATTGTGGTGCGGTGATTTTTACCAGCTATCTCCGGCGGACGTAAAAAACGTGCGCTGGGTATACGACCGTGCCGCGCTGATTGCCCTGCCACCGCCTATGCGCCAGCGCTATGCCAGCCACCTGAGCGCTATCTTGCCTGAGAGCTGCGACATACTGCTGATTACCCTGGATTACGACGGCAGTGAAATGACCGGTCCGCCGTTCAACGTGACTGACAGCGAGGTGTACGAACTGTTCAGCGATGACTTCACCGTTGAGCGCCTGCGCCAAAACAGCATGGGGAAAGACGATCCCTTCGCCAAACGCAAAGGCCTGGGCAGCGCCACGGAAAGTGTGTTCCGGCTACACAAACGCTGA
- a CDS encoding COG3014 family protein, with protein sequence MEVVFRFLVAAFLATLMVGCSSFQQKNQMNAFNDAYAVGDYDLALQAVSFKTAKGKAVDPDEHLLDLLHQAELYRLLGRYQEATNTYDLAEEGMKNLDLANILEQSSTAFMALMVNDSERDYQALMSEAILVNTYKGLAFLAEGNNEFARVEFNRADDRTRRAVEYFSKEITEQRAALNQQAQSGQNTAAMVRNSLSNQSLRNGVSQRYEGGSEWSVLPEFIVPASTYLHGLFFLANAGGRADYEKAATSLTRVAAMNSASGVLQRDAKLAEALAAGQQSIAELGPQVWVVYENGLGPVLEETRIDVPLLLFHGNQQAPAYFGIALPRYRDRAAVPGSLGVLAGADVAVQTEFISDMGSVIRTEMKERFPGVLARAVSSAVIKAVIQNEAAEKFGVWGQLGAAALTIATTQADLRSWQALPDHWQAARIDRPESGKLTLTGTNGRSLGTIVLPDQPFTLLYVKRPTLAGPASVVALDLQGRNPASTVQLSGNDLLTATQ encoded by the coding sequence GTGGAAGTTGTGTTTCGTTTTTTGGTGGCCGCTTTTCTAGCAACGCTGATGGTGGGGTGTTCTTCGTTCCAGCAAAAAAATCAGATGAACGCGTTTAATGATGCTTACGCGGTAGGCGATTACGACCTTGCGTTGCAAGCGGTGAGCTTCAAAACCGCCAAGGGTAAGGCTGTAGATCCCGATGAACATTTGCTGGATCTGTTGCATCAGGCCGAGTTATACCGGTTGTTGGGCCGCTATCAGGAGGCCACCAACACCTATGATTTGGCGGAAGAGGGTATGAAGAACCTGGACCTGGCCAATATTCTGGAACAATCGTCAACGGCCTTCATGGCGTTGATGGTGAACGACTCCGAGCGCGACTATCAAGCGCTGATGTCGGAGGCGATTCTCGTCAACACCTACAAGGGCCTGGCGTTTCTGGCCGAGGGCAATAACGAATTTGCGCGTGTCGAGTTTAACCGGGCGGATGACCGTACACGGCGTGCGGTGGAATACTTCAGTAAGGAAATCACCGAACAGCGGGCGGCGCTGAACCAGCAGGCGCAGAGCGGACAAAACACGGCAGCTATGGTTCGCAACAGTCTGAGTAACCAAAGCCTGCGCAATGGGGTGTCGCAGCGCTACGAGGGAGGATCTGAGTGGTCGGTGCTGCCTGAGTTTATTGTGCCGGCCAGCACATATCTGCATGGCCTGTTCTTCCTGGCCAACGCCGGTGGCCGCGCCGATTACGAAAAAGCCGCCACGTCCCTCACACGTGTTGCCGCTATGAACAGCGCTAGTGGTGTTCTGCAGCGTGACGCCAAACTTGCCGAGGCGCTGGCCGCAGGCCAGCAGTCGATAGCTGAACTTGGCCCGCAGGTGTGGGTTGTTTATGAAAACGGTCTGGGCCCGGTATTGGAAGAAACCCGGATTGATGTGCCTTTGCTGTTGTTTCATGGCAATCAGCAGGCACCCGCTTACTTTGGCATTGCACTGCCCAGATACAGAGACCGTGCGGCTGTTCCGGGGAGCCTGGGGGTGCTTGCCGGCGCTGATGTTGCGGTGCAAACAGAGTTCATATCGGACATGGGGTCGGTGATTCGCACTGAAATGAAAGAGCGATTCCCCGGTGTTTTAGCACGGGCAGTATCGTCTGCTGTGATAAAAGCGGTCATCCAGAACGAAGCTGCAGAAAAGTTTGGCGTTTGGGGTCAGCTCGGTGCTGCCGCGCTGACCATTGCCACTACCCAGGCTGATTTACGCAGCTGGCAGGCGTTGCCTGACCACTGGCAGGCCGCTCGGATCGATCGCCCCGAGAGTGGTAAACTAACGCTAACAGGCACAAATGGCCGTTCTTTGGGTACTATTGTTCTACCTGACCAGCCGTTTACCTTGCTGTACGTAAAACGGCCCACTTTGGCTGGCCCGGCCAGCGTCGTCGCGCTTGATTTGCAAGGGCGTAACCCGGCATCAACGGTGCAACTGTCGGGGAATGATTTGCTGACAGCTACTCAATGA
- a CDS encoding YcfL family protein, whose amino-acid sequence MKFQKQIIAFSCALVLAGCAIQPPAETAAAIDREQLQIDPEVNYFVAVTELLSQRIAQPGGETLLQIQYAIEARSNGDLAWKVTWFDPNGMVVKGVGEGYRKVSLLTGQTRYFTATAPHARVTDYQLHLREPQQ is encoded by the coding sequence ATGAAATTTCAAAAACAGATCATCGCCTTCAGTTGCGCACTGGTATTGGCCGGTTGCGCTATCCAGCCACCCGCCGAAACAGCAGCTGCAATCGACCGCGAGCAACTTCAGATCGACCCGGAAGTAAACTATTTTGTGGCCGTAACAGAGCTGCTAAGCCAGCGTATTGCTCAGCCTGGCGGAGAAACCCTGTTGCAAATCCAGTACGCTATTGAGGCACGCTCCAACGGCGATCTGGCTTGGAAAGTGACCTGGTTTGACCCCAACGGCATGGTCGTAAAAGGCGTTGGCGAGGGCTATCGAAAAGTCTCGTTATTAACCGGTCAAACCCGTTATTTCACCGCAACGGCGCCCCACGCCCGCGTTACCGATTATCAGCTCCATCTTCGTGAGCCCCAGCAATAA
- the lpoB gene encoding penicillin-binding protein activator LpoB, translating into MFKLPIVFCISMLMLAGCATPTRYIDPAADDGPVTMTMDYRDFEKAATEAVDDMLASGAVSKPNGERYIMVVSRVTNDTMQRIDTDQLTKKIRVALLRSGKVVTTTAVGLDGAEDEMSARVRELRDSEEFDQAGVQRKGTLIAPDLSLSGKILQRNHKAGKEQQVEYYIQLSLTDLATGLATWEVETPIIKRGSNESVSW; encoded by the coding sequence ATGTTCAAACTTCCCATTGTGTTTTGTATCAGCATGCTCATGCTTGCCGGCTGCGCGACGCCTACCCGATATATCGACCCGGCTGCTGACGATGGGCCTGTGACCATGACCATGGATTACCGGGATTTCGAAAAAGCGGCCACCGAGGCCGTTGATGACATGCTTGCCAGCGGCGCCGTTAGTAAGCCCAATGGCGAGCGTTACATCATGGTGGTCAGTCGCGTTACCAATGACACCATGCAGCGTATCGACACAGATCAGCTCACCAAGAAGATCCGTGTGGCGCTGCTGCGCTCCGGCAAAGTCGTGACCACCACAGCGGTAGGCCTTGATGGTGCTGAAGATGAAATGAGCGCGCGCGTGCGTGAGCTGCGTGATTCTGAAGAGTTTGACCAGGCGGGTGTGCAACGCAAAGGCACTTTGATAGCGCCAGACCTGAGCCTGTCGGGCAAGATTCTGCAGCGCAACCATAAAGCAGGTAAAGAGCAGCAGGTTGAATATTACATCCAGCTGTCTCTGACCGACCTGGCGACTGGTCTGGCAACCTGGGAGGTAGAAACGCCCATTATCAAGCGTGGGTCCAATGAATCCGTTTCCTGGTAA